One Setaria viridis chromosome 7, Setaria_viridis_v4.0, whole genome shotgun sequence genomic region harbors:
- the LOC117862789 gene encoding indole-2-monooxygenase — protein sequence MREMVAAPQAWLLLLFPLVLLLLARSFSLARWFRANGARDRRQQRKELDDDHRLPPSPPALPVLGHLHLVGSLPHVSLRNLARKHGMDLMFLRLGAMPVLVASSPRAAEAVLRTHDHVFASRPQSLVAEVIMYGPSDVGFAPYGDYWRRVRKLVTTQLLSVKKVQSFRHAREEEVGRVMAKIGEAAAAGVAVDVGDLLSSYTNDLACRAVMGNCSSFHTEGRNKLFRELVSDTSPLLGGFNIEEFFPFLARFGVLSKVVRAKSERLRRRWDELLEPLIDDHERQYDAPAAAASDAKGYDFIHVLLSVREEYGLTREQMKALLLDVFFAGIESSAAVLEFTIAELMRRPHLMKKLQAEVRSSVPKEADAVTEPDLAGMTYLRAVIKESHRLHNVTPLLAPRVSMASCNIDGYTIPAGVQVLINTWAIGRDARFWGDDAEEFIPERFIGDASAAHVSFKGNDFQFLPFGSGRRMCAGMNFGMAAVELMLANFVYCFDWELPPGKQGHDIDMAEVFGLVVKRKEKLLLVPKFRVY from the exons ATGCGCGAGATGGTGGCGGCTCCGCAAGCGTGGCTCCTGCTGCTCTTCCCTCTCGTCCTCCTCTTACTCGCGCGCTCCTTCTCGCTGGCAAGATGGTTCCGTGCCAACGGCGCGAGGgaccggcggcagcagcggaaGGAGCTGGACGACGACCACCGCCTCCcgccttcccctccggcgcTGCCGGTCctcggccacctccacctcgtcggCTCGCTCCCTCACGTCTCCCTCCGGAACCTCGCCAGGAAGCACGGCATGGACCTCATGTTCCTCCGCCTCGGCGCGATGCCCGTGCTCGTCGCGTCGTCGCCacgcgccgccgaggcggtgCTGCGCACGCACGACCACGTGTTCGCGTCCCGGCCGCAGTCCCTCGTCGCCGAGGTCATCATGTACGGCCCGTCCGACGTCGGCTTCGCGCCCTACGGTGACTACTGGCGGCGGGTCAGGAAGCTCGTCACCACGCAACTGCTCAGCGTCAAGAAGGTGCAGTCGTTCCGCCACGCCCGCGAGGAAGAG GTGGGCAGGGTGATGGCCAAGATcggcgaggcggccgccgcgggcgtGGCCGTGGACGTGGGGGACCTGCTCAGCTCGTACACCAACGATCTTGCGTGCCGCGCCGTGATGGGCAATTGCAGTTCCTTCCACACCGAGGGCCGGAACAAGCTGTTCCGGGAGCTCGTCTCCGACACGTCTCCGCTCCTGGGCGGCTTCAACATCGAGGAGTTCTTCCCGTTCCTTGCTCGCTTCGGCGTGCTCAGCAAGGTGGTCCGCGCCAAGTCGGAGAGGCTGAGGAGGAGGTGGGACGAGCTGCTGGAGCCGCTGATCGATGACCACGAGAGGCAGTAtgatgcgccggcggcggcggcgagtgatGCGAAGGGCTATGACTTCATACATGTTTTGCTCTCCGTTCGAGAGGAGTACGGCCTCACAAGAGAACAGATGAAAGCTCTCCTGCTT GACGTGTTTTTCGCGGGGATAGAGTCATCAGCCGCGGTGCTCGAGTTCACCATCGCCGAGCTCATGCGGAGGCCACACCTGATGAAGAAACTGCAAGCTGAGGTGAGGAGCAGCGTCCCCAAGGAAGCAGACGCTGTCACCGAACCCGACCTAGCCGGCATGACTTACCTGAGGGCTGTTATAAAGGAGTCTCACCGGCTACACAACGTGACTCCGTTGCTCGCGCCGCGTGTCTCTATGGCTAGCTGCAACATCGATGGCTACACGATCCCAGCTGGGGTACAGGTCTTGATCAACACCTGGGCCATCGGCAGGGACGCCCGATTCTGGGGGGACGATGCCGAGGAGTTCATCCCCGAGAGGTTCATCGGTGATGCCAGCGCTGCACATGTTAGCTTCAAGGGTAACGATTTCCAGTTCCTGCCTTTCGGGTCTGGACGGAGGATGTGCGCTGGAATGAACTTCGGGATGGCCGCCGTAGAGCTGATGCTGGCGAACTTTGTGTACTGCTTTGACTGGGAGCTGCCGCCGGGGAAGCAGGGGCATGACATTGATATGGCAGAAGTGTTCGGGCTCGTGGTGAAGCGGAAAGAGAAGCTTCTCTTAGTCCCAAAATTTCGTGTATATTAG